A stretch of DNA from Acidimicrobiales bacterium:
AGGTTCCCCCTCCATCCCGGCGACGAGATCACCGCGTCGGTCCTCTACGACGGAACGCACTGGGACACCGACGTCACCGACGAGACGACCGGCCTCACCGGGTACTCGATCGGGGGCCTCGGCTGGGGCACCGCCTTCGCCGCGACCCACACGCTCCGTACTTGGCAAGGCCCCGATCCGTACTTCTTTGCCGGTGGGCGGACCGCGGAGTGGATCGAGGAGAGCCCGTCAGTGGGCTCGCTCCGCATCGCGACGCAGCCGCCGCTCGCGAATTTTGGCACGTTGCAGTTCACTCGACTTTCGCAGTTTTGAGGCCGCTCGGCCCTACTCCTGAGGGCCGGTAGTCCGGGATCGCCGGGCCCGGGTGACCGCGGCCGTAGGTCTCGTGCCCGGCTTCGGACGCGACCCGGCATCGGCTGGCTCGACGAGCC
This window harbors:
- a CDS encoding G1 family glutamic endopeptidase, whose translation is MRNSSSARTGGGYVYTTPSVDALVGGSWSVPRLNCAQTPNANSATWVGVGGAVAYDLLQTGVEDDCVNGVQLDTGFWELFPEDAAQVFSRFPLHPGDEITASVLYDGTHWDTDVTDETTGLTGYSIGGLGWGTAFAATHTLRTWQGPDPYFFAGGRTAEWIEESPSVGSLRIATQPPLANFGTLQFTRLSQF